DNA sequence from the Raineyella sp. LH-20 genome:
GATGCGCTGCAGCTTCTGGGAGAGGTCCTCGATCACCAGGCCACTGGCCCCCACCCCGAACCCCACCAGCCGGTCGGCGCGCGCCATCGCCACCGCGGCCCGGTCCAGCGCCTCGAGATCCAGCGCGAGCGCGGTGTGCTCGATCGCCCGGGCCTCGTGGAAGGCCAGCTTGGTCACCACGTCGAGCGCGCTGTCGGCGTCGTTGATCTCCCCCTCGGCGATGTTCGACTGCTCCAGTTCGAGCGCCCGCCGGGACAGGTCGCCGGTGAGTCGACTGCGCAGCTCCGGCAGTCCCGCGAACCCCAGCGCCTGGCTGAACCGTACGACGCTGGCCTGCGACACCTCGGCCCGGTCGGCCAACTCCGAGATGGAGGCCACCGCGGCAGCCTCCGGATCGGCCAGCACGACCGCCGCCACCCGGGCCTCCGCCGGCCGCAGCCGTGACCTCGCCGCCCGGATCTCCTCCACGACGTCGACCATGGCGCCCCTCCCTTCACTGTCCCGCCGGACAAGTCTGACACGTCCGCAGGCACCTCTGAAAGAGACTTTCACATGTCGCTTAAGATGTGTATCTTACTTACACAGTCAGTGCCGACCCACCCGAAGGAGCGCCGTGACCGGATCCCCATCCCCGGACCTGCACATGTCGACCACCGAGGCCCACAACCCCCGGACCCGAGAGCTCGACACGATGAGCATCCACGAGTTCCTCACTGTGATGAACGACGAGGACCACCGCGTACCGGACGCCGTCAGGGCCGCCATCCCGGCGATCGAACGGGCCGTCCGGGAGATCTCCGGACGCCTCCGGGCCGGCGGTCGGCTGATCTACCTCGGCGCCGGCACCAGCGGGCGGCTCGGCGTCCTGGACGCCGCGGAATGTCCGCCCACCTTCGGCACGGACCCCCGACTGGTGATCGGTCTGATCGCCGGGGGCACGCCCGCCCTGACGACCGCGATCGAGGGCGCCGAGGACTCCGCACAGCTGGCGGCGGACGATCTGACCGCGATCGACCTGTCGGCGGCCGATGCCGTGGTCGGCATCGCAGC
Encoded proteins:
- a CDS encoding MurR/RpiR family transcriptional regulator, whose amino-acid sequence is MVDVVEEIRAARSRLRPAEARVAAVVLADPEAAAVASISELADRAEVSQASVVRFSQALGFAGLPELRSRLTGDLSRRALELEQSNIAEGEINDADSALDVVTKLAFHEARAIEHTALALDLEALDRAAVAMARADRLVGFGVGASGLVIEDLSQKLQRIGCPFLFSADTHVQLANAALAGPGGVAVGASFRGATDEVVRGLRVARGSGALTVALTNVPDSPVARAADVVLTTSVREAQFRAAAMASRMAQLAVVDFLFVRVAQQRFDNLAVALEATRAAVRPDPA